One Neoarius graeffei isolate fNeoGra1 chromosome 16, fNeoGra1.pri, whole genome shotgun sequence DNA segment encodes these proteins:
- the prf1.3 gene encoding perforin-1.3 yields MHGNYIRELLSARELRLHQAYKDGKLHHTVMLSCVLLLISVSISVSSCCRLAPVTECKQPPFVPGHNLLGEGFDIVRMKTTGAYVVDTQGYMIGGLHGNCTICKNVLLNREEKLPSAVTDWRVKVNCKRSVSAQVMESSMSVLKQSTESTSVSWKVGLGLPQVAGLAVGGTQSKSSRFARSHASQDKFFYTSHKFSCRYYTLRVKVHPPLTKEFMQSVKSLPASYNAQSRSAYLDFLSIYGTHYLRQVNLGGHVQSTTAVRTCKISTQGLSVQDVSNCLSAEASAMIKGVRVQGQTSYCKSKGKSLKHKNSFSASFSERATEVLGGNGGSADLLFSPDKQHGFSKWMKTLKTVPGVVSFRLRSLHMLVNKDLVRKKALRKAIRDYVMKNAMASSCSSKCKVGHRNNACTCKCRGHQNINSNCCPSHLGVATLSIKVKRATGLWGDYFSKTDGYVKVIYGTRAETTPVIWNNNFPVWNYGVHFGTVNLVQRKSIRFEVWDRDNKWDDDLLGRAETIPTQGVNVGKQFGLKHGTLYVSITATCGPNLQGKMCERYAPSPDAERLLTYPELLRNQRHSWTEETYGTVRNATLL; encoded by the exons ACTGTGATGCTGTCCTGCGTCCTGCTCCTCATCTCTGTCTCCATCTCCGTGTCCTCATGCTGTCGCTTGGCTCCAGTCACTGAATGTAAGCAGCCTCCGTTCGTTCCGGGTCACAACCTGTTGGGTGAGGGCTTCGACATTGTGCGCATGAAGACCACAGGTGCATATGTGGTGGACACGCAGGGCTACATGATCGGTGGCCTGCACGGAAACTGCACCATCTGCAAGAATGTTCTGCTCAACCGAGAGGAGAAACTGCCGTCTGCTGTCACCGACTGGCGCGTGAAGGTCAACTGCAAACGCAGCGTCAGCGCCCAAGTGATGGAGTCGAGCATGTCCGTGCTGAAGCAGAGCACCGAATCCACCAGTGTGAGCTGGAAGGTGGGTCTCGGTCTGCCCCAGGTGGCCGGACTAGCGGTTGGTGGCACACAGTCCAAATCATCCAGGTTTGCACGTTCACATGCCTCCCAGGACAAGTTCTTCTACACCAGCCACAAGTTCTCCTGCCGCTACTAcac TCTCAGAGTGAAGGTCCATCCTCCTTTGACTAAAGAGTTCATGCAGTCAGTGAAATCTCTCCCTGCCTCATATAACGCTCAATCTCGATCTGCTTACCTTGACTTCCTCTCCATCTACGGCACTCACTACCTGCGTCAGGTGAATTTAGGTGGTCATGTGCAGTCCACCACTGCCGTGCGCACGTGCAAAATCTCCACGCAGGGTCTGTCAGTGCAGGACGTCAGTAACTGTCTCTCTGCTGAGGCGTCGGCCATGATCAAGGGCGTCCGAGTTCAAGGCCAGACGAGCTACTGCAAAAGCAAGGGCAAAAGCCTGAAGCACAAAAATAGCTTCAGCGCCTCATTCTCCGAACGTGCTACTGAGGTTTTGGGCGGCAATGGAGGCAGTGCGGATCTCCTGTTCTCTCCGGATAAACAGCATGGATTCAGCAAGTGGATGAAAACACTGAAGACCGTCCCAGGAGTCGTGTCCTTCAGACTGAGATCTCTGCACATGCTTGTGAATAAAGACTTGGTCAGGAAAAAAGCTCTGAGGAAAGCCATCAGAGATTATGTGATGAAGAACGCCATGGCCTCGTCCTGCTCCTCCAAGTGTAAAGTTGGACATCGGAATAATGCCTGCACGTGCAAATGCAGAGGACATCAAAACATCAACTCAAACTGCTGCCCGAGTCATCTCGGAGTTGCAACCCTGAGCATCAAGGTGAAGCGTGCCACCGGACTCTGGGGAGATTACTTCTCCAAAACTGATGGCTACGTCAAAGTGATCTACGGGACGAGAGCAGAAACAACGCCGGTCATATGGAATAACAATTTCCCAGTGTGGAATTATGGAGTTCATTTTGGCACTGTGAATCTGGTACAGAGGAA GTCGATACGTTTCGAGGTGTGGGATCGTGATAACAAGTGGGACGATGACCTTCTGGGTCGCGCGGAGACCATCCCTACACAAGGCGTCAACGTGGGGAAGCAGTTTGGTCTGAAACATGGCACACTCTACGTCTCCATCACAGCCACCTGCGGTCCAAACCTTCAGGGAAAAATGTGTGAGCGCTACGCCCCTTCACCTGACGCCGAGCGACTGCTCACCTACCCGGAGCTGCTCCGGAACCAGCGTCACTCATGGACTGAGGAAACCTACGGCACAGTGAGAAACGCCACCCTGCTGTAG